GGCCGGCCAGATGGTACGGTATATTGCCAGGACCCTGGATAGGCTCTAATTTAGAGAATTCAACCCGGATTATGCAATTGCCAAGTTTGCAGAAGATGCAAGGCCGTAAGGCACGAAGACGTACTTTCAGTACTTCAGGCGCCATACAACACAGCAGATTCGGCAAAATCGGCAAAGCTGACCTGGAAAGATGTCCAACAGTCCACAATCATTAAAGAAATAACTTCTTTCAAAATTTGTCATGAATAATCTGGGTTCAAAGGATTCAGTGGTCGAAGTGAGTAAGAAGGATTAGGGGTGAAATGATTTTCATTTGAACCCGGTAAAAATTCGCTGCGATACTGGGTATTCTTAATGCCTTTTTCAGGCCGATCCTGATCCTTCTCACCCTTCCCATCAATGTGTTGAGCCTGGGCCTCTTCACCTTTATCATCAATGCCTTCCTGCTCATGATGGTATCGGGCGTGATCTCTGGATTCGTGGTCCGGGGGTTTTGGTCCGCAGTTATCGGATCGCTCCTGATCAGCCTGGTGAGCTGGTT
This portion of the Deltaproteobacteria bacterium genome encodes:
- a CDS encoding phage holin family protein — its product is MLGILNAFFRPILILLTLPINVLSLGLFTFIINAFLLMMVSGVISGFVVRGFWSAVIGSLLISLVSWLLSSFISDRGRVERVDFIEMKKTGKDRWE